In Penicillium psychrofluorescens genome assembly, chromosome: 5, a single window of DNA contains:
- a CDS encoding uncharacterized protein (ID:PFLUO_008407-T1.cds;~source:funannotate), whose protein sequence is MAPAKNRSKRPTLLSRTRPPTVKSKHAALSAKATRTLIRSHHQLLKARAQAEAAGDEARVSSIDAQIQANGGLESYQIASKLGQSLERGGDSSKLLVDWIKPQLKQWMASIPKLRVLEVGALSTKNAISSTPALDVTRIDLNSQESGILKQDFMDRPLPSTDEDRFHMISLSLVLNYVPDATGRGEMLKRCVQFLTSTCSIQFVPSLFLVLPVACVDNSRYLTESRLLEILASLGFYLAQSKRTAKLIFQLWEYTGDGSRKSLKKEMLNPGKKRNNFAIILER, encoded by the coding sequence ATGGCCCCGGCGAAAAATCGGTCCAAGCGACCGACCTTGCTCTCCCGTACTCGTCCGCCAACGGTCAAGTCGAAACATGCAGCGCTGTCCGCCAAGGCCACCCGTACTCTGATCCGGTCTCATCACCAGCTGCTCAAAGCTCGCGCGCAAGCCGAGGCGGCCGGTGACGAGGCTCGAGTCAGCAGTATCGACGCCCAGATCCAAGCAAATGGGGGTCTTGAAAGCTACCAAATTGCCAGCAAACTAGGCCAATCTCTGGAGCGTGGTGGTGATTCCAGCAAACTTCTCGTCGACTGGATCAAGCCGCAACTGAAACAATGGATGGCCTCGATCCCCAAACTTCGGGTACTGGAAGTCGGAGCGCTGAGCACGAAGAATGCCATTTCGTCAACACCGGCTTTGGATGTCACGAGGATCGACTTGAATTCCCAGGAGTCGGGGATTCTCAAGCAGGATTTCATGGACCGACCGCTCCCTTCTACTGATGAGGACCGGTTCCATATGATCAGTCTATCCCTCGTGCTCAACTACGTTCCCGATGCGACGGGACGAGGCGAAATGCTGAAGCGTTGTGTCCAGTTCTTGACCTCTACATGCTCCATTCAATTCGTACCAAGCCTGTTCCTCGTCTTGCCTGTTGCATGCGTGGACAACTCGCGCTACCTTACTGAATCGAGGCTTCTTGAAATATTGGCTAGCTTGGGATTCTACCTGGCGCAAAGCAAGAGAACAGCAAAACTGATATTTCAGTTGTGGGAATATACTGGCGACGGGTCACGCAAGTctttgaagaaggagatgctgaaCCCCggcaagaaaagaaacaactTCGCCATCATCCTAGAGCGATGA
- a CDS encoding uncharacterized protein (ID:PFLUO_008405-T1.cds;~source:funannotate) → MSAPQANDAEKNIEIWKVKKLIKRLESARGNGTSMISLIIPPKDQVSRAAKMLAEEYGTASNIKSRVNRLSVLSAITSTQQRLKLYNKVPPNGLVVYCGEIITSEGKERKINIDFEPFKPINTSLYLCDNKFHTEALSELLESDQKFGFIIMDGNGALFGTLSGNTREILQRLQVDLPKKHGRGGQSALRFSRLREEKRHNYVRKIAELAVQNYITNDKVNVAGLVLAGSADFKNDLNQSDMFDGRLQTKVIKVVDVSYGGENGFNQAIELAGETLSNVKFVQEKKLIGKYFEEISQDTGKICYGVEDTLKAMELGAAEILIVYENLDVTRWVMKNAAGSEVVLHTTKAQEATRDLFIDKDTGTEMEVIDSGSFLEWLAESYKDFGAALEFVSDRSGEGNQFVKGFGGIGALLRYKVNFEQLADYSDDDEFYDGVSTRSEIGD, encoded by the exons ATGAGCGCGCCTCAGGCGAACGATGCTGAGAAGAACATTGAGATctggaaggtgaagaagttgatcAAGCGCCTGGAATCGGCTCGTGGCAATGGAACCTCTATGATTTCCCTCATCATTC CGCCGAAGGACCAGGTTTCCCGCGCGGCCAAGATGTTGGCTGAAGAATAC GGTACCGCCTCCAACATCAAGTCCCGCGTCAATCGACTCTCTGTCCTGTCGGCCATTACCTCCACGCAGCAGCGTCTCAAGCTGTACAACAAGGTGCCTCCGAATGGCCTGGTCGTCTACTGTGGTGAAATCATCACTTCTGAAGGAAAGGAGCGAAAGATTAACATCGACTTCGAGCCCTTCAAGCCGATCAACACCTCGCTGTATCTGTGTGACAACAAGTTCCACACTGAGGCCCTGAGCGAGCTGCTCGAGTCCGACCAAAAATTCGGTTTCATTATCATGGACGGAAACGGTGCGCTATTCGGTACTCTCAGTGGTAACACGCGAGAAATCTTGCAGCGTCTCCAGGTCGACCTGCCGAAGAAACAT ggccgtggtggtcaaTCCGCGCTGCGTTTCTCCCGTCTCCGTGAGGAAAAGCGCCACAACTACGTGCGCAAGATTGCCGAATTGGCTGTGCAGAACTACATCACCAACGACAAGGTGAACGTCGCTGGTCTAGTCTTGGCTGGTTCCGCCGATTTCAAGAACGATCTTAACCAGTCTGACATGTTCGATGGCCGTCTGCAGACCAAGGTTATCAAGGTGGTGGACGTTTCGTACGGTGGCGAGAACGGATTTAACCAGGCCATCGAGCTGGCGGGAGAGACTCTGAGCAACGTCAAATTCGTtcaggagaagaagctgatcgGCAAGTATTTCGAGGAGATCAGCCAGGACACCGGCAAGATCTGCTACGGTGTTGAAGACACGCTCAAGGCGATGGAACTTGGCGCCGCGGAGATCCTGATTGTGTACGAGAACCTGGATGTCACCCGCTGGGTCATGAAGAATGCTGCCGGTTCCGAGGTGGTCCTGCACACCACCAAGGCCCAGGAGGCCACTCGCGATCTCTTTATCGACAAGGACACGGGAACTGAGATGGAGGTGATTGACTCAGGTTCCTTCCTAGAGTGGCTGGCCGAGTCATACAAGGACTTTGGCGCTGCTCTGGAGTTCGTCTCGGACCGATCCGGTGAAGGTAACCAATTTGTCAAGGGATTCGGAGGAATCGGTGCCCTTCTCCGGTACAAGGTCAACTTTGAACAACTGGCTGATTACTctgacgatgatgagttCTACGACGGTGTGTCTACCCGATCCGAAATCGGGGACTGA
- a CDS encoding uncharacterized protein (ID:PFLUO_008410-T1.cds;~source:funannotate) gives MPPIRNSRNRKPPPAGFDDLEDTLLEFSNKMKDAENASHEGKKKHEMLWPIFQISHQRSRYIYDLYYEKEAISKQLYDWLLKNNYADANLIAKWKKQGYEKLCCLRCVQTKETNFNATCICRVPKAQLKEDQTIQCVSCGCRGCASTD, from the exons ATGCCTCCGATCCGCAACTCGCGTAATCgcaagccaccaccagccgGCTTCGATGATTTAGAAGACACCCTGCTGGAGTTCAGCAATAAGATGAAGGATGCAGAGAATGCATCGCATGaggggaaaaagaaacatgagATGCTCTGGCCTATCTTCCAAATCAGCCACCAAC GCTCACGATACATCTACGACCTCTACTACGAAAAAGAAGCCATCTCCAAGCAGCTGTATGACTGGTTGCTCAAGAATAACTACGCAGATGCCAACTTGATTGCCAAGTGGAAGAAGCAGGGCTATGAGAAG TTGTGTTGCCTGCGCTGCGTTCAAACGAAAGAAACCAATTTCAATGCTACGTGTATATGCCGCGTGCCCAAAGCGCAGCTCAAGGAGGACCAGACCATCCAATGTGTCAGTTGCGGCTGTCGAGGATGTGCGAGTACTGATTAG
- a CDS encoding uncharacterized protein (ID:PFLUO_008413-T1.cds;~source:funannotate), with translation MNTPHNTSTCPLCPFSDADADFVAQHIEFCHPETGPAFAEESQSLPTARGHESAEKYIECPHGCGETVTTAELSAHLDLHIAEGIALEDCDTSQPHIHPLADDYDALDEDDPVDFLDSRKGNKRDAKRDFLRANTAKPGRPRHPPQVAGADGVRRLGRAELGPHAHEKKMPSWLRKMLEKGGHQTKVTQITSDGRLARHEQVENETEHLIPVLSRLCEQDKSVQRAFLSSPKVRHICKMPREGGFCGYRNLQMLISYIIKTKSLGHEHFSEREPTILDLQNMIEQAWDMGFNSTGRSETGGIRGTRKFIGTPEAQALLLSLGIRCEASSLTESKGMRAYDALYMDVASYFRSACSPEDEETKVFTTDLPPVYFQHQGHSMTIVGFEIRDNGSANLLVFDPMFKTSPAMNKIIGNYTKPSDPTRLLKAYRRGTAYLQKYKLFELLK, from the exons ATGAACACCCCTCACAATACTTCAACATGTCCGTTATGCCCATTTTCTGACGCCGATGCCGACTTCGTGGCCCAACACATAGAATTCTGCCACCCAGAGACGGGCCCGGCCTTTGCAGAAGAATCACAATCCCTCCCGACTGCCCGGGGCCATGAGTCCGCCGAAAAGTACATAGAGTGCCCCCATGGCTGCGGTGAGACAGTGACAACGGCCGAACTGTCGGCGCACCTGGATTTACATATCGCAGAGGGGATTGCTCTCGAAGATTGCGATACATCCCAACCACACATTCACCCGCTCGCTGATGACTATGACGCCCTGGATGAAGACGACCCGGTCGATTTTCTAGATTCTCGCAAGGGAAACAAACGAGATGCAAAGCGCGACTTCTTACGGGCAAACACTGCGAAACCGGGCCGGCCACGACACCCTCCACAGGTCGCCGGAGCGGACGGCGTCCGACGACTCGGG CGTGCCGAACTGGGCCCCCATGCCCATGAAAAAAAGATGCCTTCATGGCTGAGAAAGATGCTCGAGAAAGGAGGGCACCAGACCAAAGTCACCCAGATCACATCCGACGGGAGACTTGCCCGGCACGAACAAGTTGAGAATGAAACAGAACATCTGATTCCCGTGCTGTCTCGACTATGCGAGCAGGACAAATCCGTCCAGCGTGCGTTTCTAAGCAGCCCTAAAGTCCGCCATATCTGCAAGATGCCGAGAGAGGGTGGGTTCTGTGGATATAGGAACCTCCAGATGCTCATTTCGTATATTATCAAAACGAAGAGTCTGGGACATGAGCATTTCTCGGAGAGGGAGCCGACGATTCTTGACCTGCAGAATATGATTGAGCAGGCTTGGGATATGGGATTTAACAGTACTGGAAGATCCGAGACGGGAGGGATTCGAGGGACGCGTAAATTTATCGGGACGCCCGAG GCACAGGCACTTTTACTCAGCCTCGGAATCCG ATGCGAAGCGAGCAGTCTAACCGAGAGCAAGGGCATGCGCGCCTACGATGCGCTTTACATGGATGTGGCATCCTATTTCCGGTCTGCGTGTTCccccgaagatgaagagacgAAAGTATTTACTACGGATCTCCCACCCGTATACTTCCAACACCAAG GACATTCCATGACCATTGTTGGGTTCGAGATCCGAGACAATGGCAGCGCCAACCTGCTGGTATTTGATCCGATGTTCAAGACGTCGCCGGCAATGAACAAAATAATTGGCAATTATACCAAACCAAGCGACCCTACTCGTTTGCTCAAGGCATACCGACGAGGCACAGCGTACCTGCAGAAGTACAAACTCTTCGAGCTGCTCAAGTGA
- a CDS encoding uncharacterized protein (ID:PFLUO_008414-T1.cds;~source:funannotate): MRTAPNVIITGTPGVGKTVHCEQLAQDLGLKHLSINQVAKERDCYETYDDERKSWVVDEDKLLDAIEDEVLQGGYLIDWHACDLFPKSWIDLVVVLRCPSTSVLYDRLSSRGYHETKLQENLDAEIFGILLEEAREAFEEEIVVELNSEKDDDVDSNCARITTWVDTWKKTQAEQNAD; encoded by the exons ATGCGCACCGCTCCAAATGTGATCATCACCGGAACCCCCGGGGTGGGCAAGACCGTCCACTGCGAACAATTGGCCCAGGACCTCGGTCTGAAGCACCTGTCCATCAACCAGGTCGCCAAGGAGCGCGACTGCTACGAAACCTACGATGATGAGCGGAAgagctgggtggtggatgaggacAAG TTGCTGGATGCGATCGAGGATGAAGTGCTGCAGGGCGGCTACCTGATCGATTGGCATGCGTGCGACCTCTTCCCCAAGTCCTGGATTGATCTAGTGGTGGTGCTTCGCTGCCCGTCGACGTCAGTTCTCTACGACCGTCTTTCCTCACG GGGCTACCACGAAACGAAACTGCAGGAAAATCTCGACGCGGAGATCTTTGggattctgctggaagaagcgcgcGAGGCgttcgaggaagagatcgtGGTCGAGTTGAACAGCGAGAaggatgacgatgtggaTAGCAATTGTGCACGGATTACGACCTGGGTGGACACCTGGAAAAAGACACAGGCCGAGCAGAATGCGGACTGA
- a CDS encoding uncharacterized protein (ID:PFLUO_008411-T1.cds;~source:funannotate): protein MGSTRSPTARAPLKETGKPRLQPSPLPLQPIENPSLNPPAGGPHRPSPTKTLHTKGRSHPGGKLSFVPISAPTPPMFTTDSPTKKPSFPIYSQPTSMPHSALFTTFSSVGPESSKENQPLEEPSNDNFADFPEPSYESKLPMKRTLMEAAPLKERAVKKQKREDASVMHLPEPHEMPPIEDDGTKPPYSYATLIGMSILRALNRRLTLAQIYKWISDTFSYYKNSDAGWQNSIRHNLSLNKAFIKQERPKDDPGKGNYWAIEPGMEMQFLKDKPLRRATMSSVPLPAVPLRDLPQPQSASTTTWMVPPQQPSVPNPSKNVDLSSDATLPASDPALQEDTSDEGVHLSAQPIGPPRSSPPQAIRSSPPVAPPRFSRQGTPPTPTNPGSAVAPRPRKRKSITMNDSGYFSSLESSALRPNKAGHILTSDLDIDPPRIKRGRAEEEIARIRSSSHDVSPGHSGSRKDVSALIGSSPLRGEYVSMLPPPLTPVIKFKKPAKPPPSVSPNTNLRNHRRKIQQMVNSPIKHLGLAEEDLPWSPAFNLHDDSYTPHDHFATFDVFAEPTASSTYGSPEKRSVKRARTDNGNNALTDITSVSVNSRAGMPALTRSKSLVFPESPSKMPDTSRLGDNSQEDFFSFHLFDENNESAGEVDGVDLLQGFQKIGGTSKDDTFKPKALHSRPHLSTRSNTTLF from the coding sequence ATGGGATCGACGCGTTCACCGACAGCGCGCGCCCCGTTGAAAGAGACGGGCAAGCCCCGTCTTCAGCCTTCACCGCTCCCTCTGCAACCCATCGAGAACCCATCTTTGAACCCGCCTGCTGGTGGTCCCCACCGGCCATCGCCTACCAAGACACTGCACACCAAGGGCCGCTCGCACCCTGGTGGCAAACTTAGTTTCGTCCCCATCTCTGCGCCGACTCCTCCCATGTTCACCACCGACTCTCCAACGAAGAAACCGTCATTTCCCATCTACTCCCAACCAACCTCCATGCCGCACTCGGCTCTCTTCACTACTTTCTCCAGTGTCGGACCCGAATCGTCAAAGGAAAACCAACCTTTGGAAGAGCCATCCAACGACAACTTCGCTGATTTCCCTGAACCATCCTATGAATCAAAGCTTCCAATGAAGCGAACACTCATGGAAGCAGCGCCCCTGAAGGAGCGCGCGgtgaagaagcagaagcgcGAAGATGCTTCAGTCATGCATCTCCCAGAACCGCATGAGATGCCCCCGATCGAGGACGACGGGACAAAACCACCCTACAGCTATGCTACCTTGATTGGCATGTCGATTCTCCGTGCGCTCAATCGCCGTTTGACGCTGGCGCAGATCTACAAGTGGATCTCAGACACTTTCTCCTATTACAAGAACAGCGATGCAGGCTGGCAGAATAGCATTCGACACAACCTCAGCCTTAACAAAGCTTTTATCAAGCAAGAACGGCCTAAGGATGACCCTGGAAAAGGCAATTACTGGGCCATTGAGCCTGGCATGGAGATGCAGTTCCTCAAGGACAAGCCTCTGCGCCGTGCCACCATGTCTAGCGTCCCTCTTCCTGCCGTTCCGCTGCGTGATCTTCCGCAGCCGCAAAGTGCCAGCACTACGACCTGGATGGTTCCCCCACAGCAGCCATCAGTGCCAAACCCATCCAAGAATGTGGACTTGTCGTCTGATGCCACATTGCCCGCATCCGATCCTGCCCTGCAGGAAGACACGAGCGACGAGGGTGTTCATCTCAGTGCACAGCCCATAGGACCGCCGCGCTCTTCGCCACCACAGGCTATTCGTTCCTCCCCGCCAGTTGCTCCGCCTCGCTTTTCGCGCCAAGGTACTCCTCCAACCCCAACGAACCCTGGCTCTGCGGTTGCTCCACGACCACGGAAGCGCAAGTCGATCACCATGAACGACAGCGGgtatttctcttcattgGAGTCTTCGGCTCTGAGGCCAAACAAGGCCGGTCACATCCTGACTTCCGACTTGGATATTGACCCACCACGCATCAAAAGGGGTCGTGCAGAGGAAGAGATTGCGCGAATTCGAAGCTCATCTCATGACGTTAGCCCCGGCCATTCGGGCAGCCGCAAGGATGTCAGTGCGTTGATTGGCTCCTCTCCGCTTCGTGGAGAGTATGTGAGCatgctgccgccgccgcttACTCCGGTGATCAAGTTCAAGAAGCCTGCGAAACCACCACCTTCCGTGTCTCCTAACACGAATCTCCGCAACCATCGCCGCaagatccagcagatggTCAACTCACCCATCAAGCATCTTGGTCTTGCTGAAGAGGATTTACCCTGGAGCCCGGCTTTCAACTTGCATGATGACAGTTACACACCGCACGACCACTTTGCCACTTTCGATGTCTTTGCGGAGCCAACTGCATCTTCGACGTACGGATCACCCGAGAAGCGCTCAGTGAAACGGGCCCGGACGGATAATGGCAACAACGCTCTTACTGATATCACCTCCGTGAGTGTGAACAGTCGGGCGGGTATGCCGGCTCTCACCAGGTCGAAATCGTTGGTCTTCCCCGAGTCGCCATCGAAGATGCCAGATACAAGCCGCCTTGGTGATAATAGCCAAGAAGACTTCTTCTCGTTCCATCTCTTCGATGAAAACAATGAAAGCGCTGGTGAagtggatggtgttgatctgTTGCAAGGATTCCAGAAGATTGGCGGCACCAGCAAGGACGACACATTCAAGCCAAAAGCACTGCATTCAAGGCCGCACTTGAGCACCCGCAGCAACACCACTTTGTTCTAA
- a CDS encoding uncharacterized protein (ID:PFLUO_008406-T1.cds;~source:funannotate) encodes MSGRADESDGLDDSVSGLPSTIVPSSYDYGHLSRGTPIVDSEALDRRRRSSSFSVRFRQVGGPNSIDNFARSWQRAACFPEVLPHRSSFVSVDSDDEIAVATGLAAGFRSEQSLGHPSSDAERPLLRSDSDGDESDQESLHPEPSKKAISSTGLLASSLERSFATSYGTISSRASESARRNVIQFHREQQIHPDGPGYPDQQPLLVKHIQHEDGTYEDVIVGQSTVPQTIFNSVNVLIGVGLLSLPLAMKQAGWLLGLLFLVYSAVTTSYTAKILAKCLDVDRSLVTYADLAYISFGHYARLVTSILFCLELLGACVALVVLFADSLHALVPALSILQWKIVCGVMLIPLNFLPLRFLSVTSILGIISCTSIVVLICVDGLIKPNAPGSLRQPAMTTLFPENWATLPLSFGLIMSPWGGHGVFPNIYRDMRHPHKYGKSLWTTYLFTFSLDCSMAIIGWVMFGDIVRDEITANILTIPEYPKALSVCIIIFISIIPITKVPLK; translated from the exons ATGTCGGGTCGTGCAGACGAGAGCGATGGGCTCGATGATAGCGTGTCCGGGTTGCCAAGCACCATCGTACCCAGCTCATACGACTACGGCCACCTCAGTCGCGGAACCCCCATCGTCGACTCCGAGGCTCTGGATAGACGGAGACG atcctcttccttctcagTACGCTTTCGACAGGTCGGCGGTCCGAATAGCATAGACAACTTCGCACGGTCATGGCAAAGAGCCGCCTGCTTCCCCGAGGTGCTACCACACCGGTCGTCCTTTGTATCCGTAGACTCAGATGACGAGATTGCCGTTGCAACAGGGCTGGCAGCCGGCTTCAGAAGCGAGCAATCCCTCGGTCACCCATCGTCGGATGCTGAACGGCCTCTACTCCGCAGTGATTCCGACGGTGATGAAAGCGATCAAGAAAGTCTACACCCAGAACCATCCAAAAAGGCCATTTCCAGCACTGGACTTCTCGCATCATCGCTAGAGAGGAGCTTTGCAACTTCCTATGGcacgatctcctcgcgcgcCAGCGAGTCCGCTCGAAGGAATGTCATCCAGTTCCACCGTGAACAGCAGATCCACCCAGACGGCCCGGGGTACCCGGACCAGCAGCCGCTACTCGTGAAGCATATCCAGCATGAAGATGGCACCTACGAAGATGTCATTGTCGGTCAATCAACCGTGCCCCAGACCATTTTCAACTCCGTCAATGTGTTGATCGGAGTCGGCCTGTTAAGTCTCCCACTGGCAATGAAGCAGGCCGGGTGGCTGCTGGGGTTACTTTTTCTGGTTTACTCGGCAGTGACAACTTCATATACTGCAAAGATTTTGGCGAAATGCCTCGATGTCGATCGTAGCCTCGTTACCTACGCCGATCTGGCCTATATCAGTTTTGGGCACTATGCTCGCCTTGTGACAAGTATTTTATTCTGCTTGGAACTCCTTGGGGCCTGTGTAGCCCTTGTGGTTCTCTTTGCAGACAGCTTGCATGCTCTGGTCCCAGCCTTGAGCATTCTACAGTGGAAAATTGTCTGTGGAGTTATGCTCATTCCGCTAAATTTCCTTCCGCTGCGGTTTTTGAGTGTGACGAGCATCCTGGGTATCATCTCTTGCACATCGA TTGTGGTTCTCATCTGTGTTGATGGCTTGATCAAACCCAATGCGCCAGGCTCCCTCCGCCAGCCTGCCATGACAACTCTGTTTCCTGAGAATTGGGCTACCCTTCCATTGAGTTTTGGTCTCATCATGT CACCCTGGGGTGGCCATGGAGTCTTTCCCAATATCTATCGAGACATGCGGCATCCGCACAAGTATGGCAAAAGCCTGTGGACAACCTATCTCTTTACA TTTTCTCTTGACTGCTCCATGGCCATAATAGGCTGGGTCATGTTCGGCGACATCGTTCGTGACGAAATCACGGCAAACATCCTCACCATCCCCGAATACCCCAAAGCGCTATCCGTCTGCATCATCATATTCATTTCGATCATCCCAATTACAAAGGTGCCGCTGAAGTGA
- a CDS encoding uncharacterized protein (ID:PFLUO_008412-T1.cds;~source:funannotate) produces the protein MDSAARNLKANQNPLLRPPHSNWVVQKFGGTSVGKFALNIIEQVVEPSLVDNRVAVVCSARSNSTKAEGTTNRLLRAARDAGIPHSHQYESLVDAVRREHAQVAEEQIKSPELRQQVIANINEECERVLKVLEAAQTLGEISARCVDKVISAGEKLSCRLMAALLQDRGIDSQYVDLAEVIDFPISNQGLDQDFYNTLAAALGKKIEACGHRVPVVTGYFGTVPGGLLDQIGRGYTDLCAALVAVGTHAKELQVWKEVDGIFTADPRKVPTAHLLATITPAEAAELTFYGSEVIHPFTMEQVIRARIPIRIKNVMNPKGRGTVIYPDSTAELERTTPGHDPRLFRTRSPSFMRRPKRPTAVTIKHKILVINVHSNKRSLSHGFFAGIFSVLDKWRLSIDLISTSEVHVSMALHSEMPLLNGNGRDEYQVIDEDLKGALNDLGSYGTVDIIPEMAILSLVGKQMKNMIGVAGRMFTTLGENNVNIEMISQGASEINISCVIEERDADRALNIIHTSMFTFLD, from the exons ATGGATTCCGCTGCCCGCAACCTGAAGGCGAACCAGAATCCTCTGTTGCGCCCGCCGCACAGCAATTGGGTCGTACAAAAGTTCGGCGGCACCAGCGTCGGCAAGTTCGCCCTGAACATCATCGAACAGGTCGTCGA ACCCAGCCTGGTAGACAATCGAGTCGCCGTCGTCTGTTCTGCACGAAGCAACTCGACCAAGGCCGAAGGCACCACCAACCG GTTACTACGGGCAGCGCGGGACGCTGGAATCCCCCACTCGCACCAATATGAGTCTCTCGTCGACGCCGTCCGACGGGAGCACGCCCAAGTCGCCGAGGAACAGATCAAGTCGCCGGAATTGAGGCAGCAAGTGATCGCCAATATCAACGAGGAATGTGAACGGGTTCTCAAAGTCCTCGAGGCTGCGCAGACACTGGGGGAGATCAGCGCACGCTGTGTGGACAAGGTCATCAGCGCGGGAGAGAAACTCAGCTGTCGACTGATGGCCGCCCTCTTGCAGGACCGAGGAATCGACTCGCAGTATGTCGATCTGGCCGAGGTGATCGATTTCCCCATCAGCAACCAAGGCCTCGACCAGGACTTTTACAACACGCTggccgccgccctcggcaagaagatcgaggcctGCGGACACCGAGTCCCCGTGGTCACCGGGTACTTTGGAACGGTTCCTGGCGGGCTGCTCGATCAGATTGGCCGAGGCTATACCGATCTGTGTGCTGCCCTCGTCGCCGTTGGAACCCATGCTAAAGAGCTCCAAGTCTGGAAAGAAGTGGACGGCATCTTTACGGCAGACCCGCGCAAGGTGCCCACGGCCCATCTGCTCGCGACGATCACCCCCGCAGAGGCGGCCGAGTTGACGTTCTACGGCTCGGAGGTCATCCATCCGTTCACCATGGAGCAAGTGATTCGCGCCAGGATCCCAATTCGCATTAAGAACGTGATGAACCCGAAAGGAAGGGGCACGGTCATCTACCCCGACTCAACGGCCGAGCTTGAGCGGACCACTCCCGGACATGATCCCCGACTGTTCCGTACTCGTAGTCCGAGCTTCATGCGGAGACCCAAGCGACCAACGGCCGTGACCATCAAGCACAAGATCCTGGTGATCAACGTCCACTCGAACAAGCGCTCGCTGTCACatggcttctttgccggcaTCTTCTCGGTGCTGGACAAGTGGCGCCTGTCGATTGACTTGATTTCAACGAGTGAGGTTCATGTGTCCATGGCTCTCCATTCGGAGATGCCCCTCCTGAATGGCAACGGACGGGACGAATACCAGGTCATTGACGAGGACCTGAAGGGGGCCTTGAATGACCTCGGCAGCTACGGGACAGTAGATATCATCCCGGAGATGGCCATTCTGAGTCTGGTGGGCAAGCAGATGAAGAATATGATCGGCGTGGCCGGCCGCATGTTCACCACCCTGGGCGAGAATAACGTGAACATTGAGATGATTTCACAAG GTGCGAGCGAAATCAACATATCTTGCGTGATCGAGGAACGAGACGCCGACCGGGCCTTGAATATCATCCACACCAGCATGTTCACCTTCCTGGATTAG
- a CDS encoding uncharacterized protein (ID:PFLUO_008409-T1.cds;~source:funannotate) yields the protein MDPQSQVDISKLSETDKKELNQILSNEAQKSNIQQTVHHLNDVCWKKCATGKISSSTLDRAEEACAQNCVERWMDTNLSILKHLDALRGGH from the exons ATGGACCCCCAGTCGCAGGTTGATATCTCCAAGCTCAGCGAgaccgacaagaaggagcTGAACCAGATCCTGAGCAACGAGGCCCAGAAGTCCAACATCCAGCAGA CCGTCCACCACCTGAACGACGTGTGCTGGAAGAAATGCGCCACGGGCAAGATCAGCTCGAGCACCCTCGACCGAGCTGAGGAGGCATGTGCACAGAACTGTGTAGAGCGGTGGATGGACACAAACCTGTCGATTCTGAAGCACCTGGATGCTCTGCGTGGCGGACACTAG
- a CDS encoding uncharacterized protein (ID:PFLUO_008408-T1.cds;~source:funannotate), with the protein MAPQTKPSKTSSRANAAAKAVAKGSSLHKSRKVRTSTTFHRPKTLQLSRSPKYPRVSIPREPTLDAAKIILYPLNTESAMKKIEENNTLVFIVDVKANKRQIKQALKKLYDVDTVKINTLVRPDGAKKAFARLTPDVDALDIAATKLAIV; encoded by the exons ATGGCCCCCCAGACCAAGCCGA GCAAGACCAGCAGCCGGGCTAACGCTGCCGCCAAGGCAGTTGCGAAGGGCTCTTCG CTTCACAAGTCCCGCAAGGTCcgcacctcgaccacctTCCACCGCCCCAAGACCCTCCAGCTCTCGCGGTCTCCCAAGTACCCCCGTGTGTCGATTCCCCGCGAGCCCACCCTCGATGCCGCCAAGATCATCCTGTACCCTCTCAACACGGAGAGCgccatgaagaagatcgaggagaaCAACACCCTCGTCTTCATTGTGGATGTCAAGGCAAACAAGCgccagatcaagcaggccCTGAAGAAGCTGTACGATGTTGACACCGTCAAGATCAACACCCTCGTCCG CCCCGATGGCGCCAAGAAGGCCTTTGCTCGGCTAACCCCCGATGTTGATGCTCTGGACATTGCCGCCACCAAGCTGGCTATTGTCTAG